A genomic window from Halorubrum lacusprofundi ATCC 49239 includes:
- a CDS encoding DUF5809 family protein: protein METRGTFAPETRADALEYYEEVGPVAQVVVREATKAMSFGADEYDERVTPEVIRTARDATFAEMLVVHVGEEGEFDDWLAESEFDEDDVVRIGSDNVDNVVWHPIPFADTVIAATYQEEPDAAASTLRRNAFGRVYREEFYESGR from the coding sequence ATGGAGACCAGAGGGACGTTCGCCCCGGAGACCCGCGCCGACGCGCTCGAGTACTACGAGGAGGTCGGGCCGGTCGCGCAGGTCGTCGTCCGCGAGGCGACGAAGGCGATGTCGTTCGGCGCTGACGAGTACGACGAGCGGGTCACGCCCGAGGTGATCCGGACCGCGCGCGACGCGACCTTCGCCGAGATGCTCGTGGTCCACGTCGGCGAGGAAGGGGAGTTCGACGACTGGCTCGCCGAAAGCGAATTCGACGAGGACGATGTCGTCCGGATCGGGTCCGACAACGTCGACAACGTGGTGTGGCACCCGATCCCCTTCGCCGACACCGTTATCGCAGCGACGTATCAGGAGGAGCCCGACGCGGCTGCCAGCACCCTCCGCCGGAACGCGTTCGGCCGAGTGTACCGCGAAGAGTTCTACGAGTCCGGCCGGTAG
- a CDS encoding translation initiation factor IF-2 subunit gamma, with translation MTEVNTQPEVNIGLVGHVDHGKTTLVQALSGSWTDQHSEEMKRGISIRLGYADATFRRCPGVDAPECYTVDEECEDGSESEPIRTVSFVDAPGHETLMATMLSGASIMDGAVLVVSATEDVPQAQTEEHLMALDLIGIENIVIAQNKVDLVDRDRAVDNYRQIQEFVEGTVAEDAPIVPVSAQQEVNMDLLIDAIESEIPTPDRDPGESARMYAARSFDINRPGATAAELKGGVVGGSLVSGELSVGDGLEIRPGREVDEEGQTEWRPLETTVRSLQAGSNDVESARPGGLLGVGTGLDPSLTKGDALAGQVAGEPGTLPPTRNEFEMQVDLLDRVIGSEEGDDGDVEDINTGEPLMLTVGTATTVGAVTSAREGECEVSLKRPVCAEKGAQIAINRRVGARWRLIGVGTLS, from the coding sequence GTGACTGAAGTCAACACACAACCGGAGGTGAACATCGGTCTCGTCGGTCACGTCGACCACGGGAAGACGACGCTCGTGCAGGCGTTGTCCGGCTCGTGGACCGACCAGCACAGCGAGGAAATGAAACGCGGTATCTCCATCCGGCTGGGGTACGCGGACGCAACGTTCCGGCGCTGTCCCGGCGTCGACGCGCCCGAGTGTTACACCGTCGACGAGGAGTGCGAGGACGGTTCAGAGAGCGAGCCGATCCGGACGGTCTCGTTCGTTGACGCGCCGGGCCACGAGACGCTGATGGCAACGATGCTCTCGGGAGCCTCGATCATGGACGGAGCCGTGCTCGTCGTGAGCGCAACCGAGGACGTCCCGCAGGCGCAGACGGAAGAGCACTTGATGGCGCTCGATCTCATCGGGATCGAGAACATCGTCATCGCACAGAACAAGGTCGATTTGGTCGACCGCGACCGCGCCGTCGACAACTACCGCCAGATTCAGGAGTTTGTCGAGGGCACGGTTGCGGAGGACGCGCCGATCGTCCCCGTCTCCGCACAACAGGAGGTCAATATGGACCTCCTCATCGACGCGATCGAATCGGAGATCCCGACCCCGGATCGCGATCCCGGCGAGAGCGCCCGCATGTACGCGGCCCGCTCGTTCGACATCAATCGACCGGGCGCGACCGCAGCCGAACTCAAGGGCGGCGTCGTGGGCGGCTCGCTGGTCAGCGGCGAGCTGTCCGTCGGCGACGGGCTGGAGATCCGGCCGGGTCGCGAGGTCGACGAGGAGGGGCAAACGGAGTGGCGCCCCCTCGAAACGACGGTGCGATCGCTGCAGGCCGGCAGCAACGATGTCGAGAGCGCCCGACCGGGCGGGCTGCTCGGCGTCGGAACCGGGCTCGATCCGAGTCTGACGAAGGGCGACGCGCTCGCGGGACAGGTCGCCGGCGAGCCCGGCACGCTCCCGCCGACGCGCAACGAGTTCGAGATGCAAGTCGATCTCCTCGACCGCGTCATCGGCAGTGAGGAGGGTGACGACGGCGACGTCGAGGATATCAACACGGGCGAGCCGCTGATGCTCACGGTCGGAACCGCGACGACGGTCGGCGCGGTAACGAGCGCACGCGAGGGCGAGTGCGAGGTGAGCCTCAAGCGGCCAGTCTGCGCCGAGAAGGGCGCACAGATCGCGATCAACCGGCGCGTCGGCGCGCGCTGGCGACTCATCGGCGTCGGAACGCTGTCGTAG
- a CDS encoding GTP-dependent dephospho-CoA kinase family protein: MLTLPESLRDAFKEPLGPVTIDADELLAAAAETRGERAAPDAPIIAVGDVVTYHLREAGRVPDVALIDGKTERETVDAEIGSALAAADDRRLSVENPAASLSAELLEALSEALSDADPVIIEVTGEEDLAALPAILAAPDGASVVYGQPGEGMVRVAVTPESRTEARELFEALDGDVEAAYKALGRVPDGDR, from the coding sequence ATGCTTACACTCCCCGAATCCCTGCGCGACGCGTTCAAGGAGCCACTGGGCCCAGTGACGATCGACGCCGACGAACTGCTCGCGGCCGCGGCGGAGACCCGCGGTGAGCGGGCCGCGCCCGATGCCCCGATCATCGCGGTAGGCGACGTGGTCACGTACCATCTGCGAGAGGCGGGCCGCGTCCCCGATGTCGCGCTGATTGACGGAAAGACCGAGCGTGAGACGGTCGACGCGGAGATCGGCTCCGCGCTTGCGGCCGCGGACGACCGCCGTCTCTCCGTGGAGAACCCCGCCGCGTCGCTGTCGGCAGAGCTACTCGAGGCGCTTAGTGAGGCGCTCTCCGACGCCGACCCGGTCATCATCGAGGTAACCGGTGAGGAGGATCTGGCCGCCCTGCCAGCGATCCTCGCCGCGCCCGACGGCGCGAGCGTCGTCTACGGCCAGCCGGGCGAGGGGATGGTCCGAGTCGCGGTTACGCCGGAGTCCCGAACAGAGGCACGAGAGCTGTTCGAGGCGCTCGACGGCGACGTCGAGGCGGCCTACAAGGCGCTCGGTCGCGTTCCCGACGGAGATCGGTGA
- a CDS encoding 30S ribosomal protein S24e, translated as MDVDIISEEENPMLHRTDIRFETTHEEATPSRLSVRDSLAAKLDKASEEVVVHELDTKFGMRKTIGYAKVYDTAEDALDVEQEYMLERNKIGGEVEADAEEA; from the coding sequence ATGGACGTCGATATCATCTCCGAAGAGGAGAACCCGATGTTGCACCGCACGGACATTCGTTTCGAGACGACCCACGAGGAGGCAACGCCCTCCCGTCTGTCGGTCCGCGACTCGCTCGCGGCCAAGCTCGACAAGGCCTCTGAGGAGGTCGTCGTCCACGAGCTGGACACGAAGTTCGGCATGCGCAAGACGATCGGCTACGCGAAGGTGTACGACACCGCAGAGGACGCGCTCGACGTCGAGCAGGAGTACATGCTCGAACGCAACAAGATCGGCGGCGAGGTCGAGGCGGACGCCGAGGAAGCCTAA
- a CDS encoding Mov34/MPN/PAD-1 family protein, whose translation MRLFRSDELLGIARETMEFVLEASEESHPDEYMGFLRTDDARKLDLDRDGQVITDVLVIPGTESNPTSASVRTHMKPNDMRAVGSVHSHPNGALRPSDADLATFGQGQIHIIVGAPYGWGDWKAFDNEGRQTTLDVLDVEVPDEHFFDFTQEDIDREIGEERRDDGGFLSWFR comes from the coding sequence ATGCGACTGTTCCGCTCGGACGAACTCCTCGGGATCGCCCGGGAGACCATGGAGTTCGTCCTCGAGGCGAGCGAGGAGAGCCACCCCGACGAGTACATGGGGTTCCTCCGCACGGACGACGCCCGGAAGCTCGACCTCGACCGGGACGGGCAGGTGATAACCGATGTGCTCGTCATCCCGGGTACGGAATCGAACCCGACGAGTGCCAGCGTCCGCACCCACATGAAGCCGAACGACATGCGGGCGGTCGGCTCGGTCCACTCCCATCCGAACGGTGCGCTCCGGCCGAGCGACGCTGACCTCGCGACGTTTGGACAGGGACAGATCCATATCATCGTCGGCGCTCCGTACGGGTGGGGCGACTGGAAGGCATTCGACAACGAGGGCCGACAGACGACCCTCGACGTGCTCGACGTGGAAGTGCCCGACGAGCACTTCTTCGATTTTACCCAGGAGGACATCGATCGCGAGATCGGCGAGGAACGACGCGATGACGGTGGCTTCCTCTCGTGGTTCCGATGA
- a CDS encoding HEAT repeat domain-containing protein: MSNGDDDPADASGEADAADDAEEAGGAGESTDAAAAPTLPDEATEESLNEYLDEIAERLDDAETEADLDDIDALLDDAEDGLDEADLPEPDEDDEDADDPRGDLEDRIAELRDGVEEARGPYAEDVIDAIEAAASTLEDTEWTADGRDDAADAVDAFVEEASESVAVDAFPEHDDLDELIAALDAVAEAVADADLDPDADAETIAALIDATDGLEAGLDDAEEWDDLETHEQLRAQGYYDVLGHYKDFPVEWSALKEHEARGNVDMILLALNSLESDFMERHCLEAFERMGKRGKTEASLEELLGRAEKRDQFAIRILGKMAAEEATETLVEFVSEDSNPQLQKIVFKALGEIGAAEAVQPLADQLDPEGDTEDLVRPHAARALGLIGDTRAIDPLADALAEDDSDDVRAAAGWALRQIGTREAIETVAEYADEHSFIVSTEAEKAEQSLDAASATA, encoded by the coding sequence ATGAGCAACGGCGACGACGACCCGGCCGACGCCTCCGGAGAGGCCGACGCCGCGGACGACGCGGAGGAGGCGGGCGGCGCCGGCGAGTCGACGGATGCGGCCGCCGCGCCCACGCTTCCCGACGAAGCGACCGAGGAGTCCTTGAACGAGTACCTCGACGAGATCGCGGAGCGCCTCGACGACGCCGAGACCGAAGCGGACCTCGACGATATCGACGCGCTCCTCGACGACGCCGAAGACGGGCTCGACGAGGCCGACCTCCCCGAGCCGGACGAGGACGACGAGGACGCCGACGACCCGCGCGGCGACCTCGAAGACCGGATCGCGGAGCTCCGTGACGGCGTCGAGGAGGCCCGTGGCCCCTACGCCGAGGACGTGATCGATGCGATCGAGGCCGCCGCGTCGACGCTCGAAGACACCGAATGGACCGCAGACGGGCGCGACGACGCCGCCGACGCTGTCGACGCCTTCGTCGAGGAGGCGTCCGAGTCGGTCGCGGTCGACGCGTTCCCCGAACACGACGACCTCGACGAGCTGATCGCCGCGCTCGACGCGGTCGCCGAAGCGGTCGCTGACGCGGATCTCGATCCCGACGCCGACGCCGAGACGATCGCAGCCCTGATCGACGCGACGGACGGGCTCGAAGCGGGCCTCGACGACGCCGAGGAGTGGGACGACCTCGAGACTCACGAGCAGCTCCGCGCGCAGGGGTACTACGACGTGCTCGGCCACTACAAGGACTTCCCGGTCGAGTGGTCCGCGCTGAAGGAACACGAGGCGCGCGGCAACGTCGACATGATCCTGCTCGCGCTCAACTCGCTGGAATCCGACTTCATGGAGCGCCACTGCCTCGAAGCGTTCGAACGCATGGGCAAACGCGGAAAGACCGAGGCCTCCCTGGAGGAGCTTCTCGGCCGCGCGGAGAAGCGTGATCAGTTCGCGATCCGTATCCTCGGCAAGATGGCGGCCGAAGAGGCGACCGAGACGCTCGTCGAGTTCGTCTCGGAGGACTCGAACCCGCAGCTCCAGAAGATCGTGTTCAAGGCTCTCGGCGAGATCGGCGCCGCGGAGGCGGTCCAGCCGCTCGCGGACCAGCTCGATCCCGAGGGGGACACCGAGGACCTCGTGCGCCCCCACGCCGCCCGTGCGCTCGGACTCATTGGCGACACCCGCGCGATCGACCCCCTCGCCGACGCGCTCGCCGAGGACGATTCCGACGACGTCCGCGCCGCCGCCGGCTGGGCGCTCCGCCAGATCGGCACGCGCGAAGCGATCGAAACGGTCGCCGAGTACGCGGACGAGCACTCCTTCATCGTCTCCACCGAGGCCGAGAAGGCCGAGCAGTCCCTCGACGCGGCGTCGGCGACCGCCTGA
- a CDS encoding DHH family phosphoesterase: MSDNTAGDSGTRGDSSPEPDADTAEGAADDRPTVYDLASDCTLEDAEVDALYHAEVNCVVDYGIFVDVSDALSGLVHESNLDGDYAVGDRLVVRLTEVKENGDVAFDDENLDDYRTETVVHEPTVSRVRGLTPGDEVTVEGEVVQAKQTGGPTIFAVADASGVVSCAAFEEAGVRAYPEVEVGDMVHVSGTVETRENALQLEVDSLKRLPEGRAAEARERFEAALDERAEPADVDPLVEWEAFEPIHDDLRELARLLRRTVLAGRPIRVRHHADGDGMCAAIPVQLALENFVCDVHEDPDAAQHLFKRLPSKAPYYEMEDVTRDLNFALEGRARHGQKLPFLLMLDNGSTEEDVPAYENLAHYDIPIAVVDHHHPDPEAVEPLLDAHVNPYLHDEDYRVTTGMMCVELARLIDPSITGELEHVPAVAGLSDRSKAETMDDYVALAEGAGYDESDLLDIGEALDYAAHWLRYSEGKTLVNDALNVGCEDEARHEELVEFLSERADRDVQRQLDAVDDHVEHERLASGAHLYRIDLDEYAHRFTYPAPGKTTGELHDTRVKETGDPVITIGYGPDFCVLRSDGVRLDIPNMVTELNEELPEAGVSGGGHLVVGSIKFVKGRRSAVIETLVEKMADAEIDEALSSTVAIDD; this comes from the coding sequence ATGAGCGATAACACCGCCGGGGATTCCGGCACGCGGGGCGATTCGAGCCCCGAACCCGACGCCGACACGGCGGAGGGGGCGGCTGACGACCGGCCGACTGTCTACGATCTGGCATCGGACTGCACCCTTGAAGACGCCGAAGTCGATGCGCTGTACCACGCTGAAGTCAACTGCGTCGTCGACTACGGCATCTTCGTCGACGTCTCGGACGCCCTCTCGGGGCTCGTCCACGAGTCGAATCTCGACGGTGACTACGCCGTCGGCGACCGACTGGTGGTCCGGCTGACCGAGGTGAAGGAGAACGGCGACGTGGCGTTCGACGACGAGAACCTCGACGACTACCGCACGGAGACGGTCGTCCACGAGCCGACCGTCTCCCGCGTCCGCGGGCTCACGCCCGGCGACGAGGTCACCGTCGAAGGAGAGGTCGTGCAGGCGAAACAGACAGGTGGGCCGACGATCTTCGCCGTCGCGGACGCCTCCGGCGTCGTCTCGTGTGCCGCCTTCGAGGAGGCCGGCGTCCGCGCGTACCCCGAGGTCGAGGTCGGCGACATGGTCCACGTCAGCGGGACGGTTGAGACCCGCGAGAACGCTCTCCAGCTGGAGGTCGACTCGCTGAAGCGGCTCCCCGAGGGGCGAGCGGCCGAAGCCCGCGAGCGCTTCGAGGCGGCTCTCGACGAGCGCGCCGAGCCCGCCGACGTCGACCCGCTCGTCGAGTGGGAGGCGTTCGAGCCGATCCACGACGACCTCCGGGAACTGGCGCGGCTGCTCCGCCGCACCGTGCTCGCCGGCCGTCCGATCCGCGTCCGACACCACGCCGACGGCGACGGGATGTGTGCCGCGATCCCAGTCCAGCTCGCCTTGGAGAACTTCGTCTGCGATGTCCACGAGGACCCGGACGCGGCCCAACACCTGTTCAAGCGGCTCCCGAGCAAGGCGCCGTACTACGAGATGGAGGACGTGACCCGCGATCTGAACTTCGCGCTGGAGGGGCGTGCCCGCCACGGCCAGAAGCTCCCCTTCCTACTGATGCTCGACAACGGTTCGACCGAGGAGGACGTGCCCGCCTACGAGAACCTCGCGCACTACGACATCCCCATCGCAGTCGTCGACCACCACCACCCCGATCCCGAGGCCGTCGAACCGCTCCTCGACGCCCACGTCAACCCGTACCTCCACGACGAGGATTACCGAGTCACCACGGGGATGATGTGCGTCGAACTCGCCCGGCTGATCGACCCGTCGATCACGGGCGAACTCGAACACGTCCCGGCGGTCGCCGGGCTCTCCGACCGCTCGAAGGCGGAGACGATGGACGACTACGTCGCGCTCGCCGAGGGCGCCGGCTACGACGAGTCCGACCTGCTCGACATCGGCGAAGCGCTCGACTACGCCGCCCACTGGCTGCGCTACTCCGAGGGGAAGACCCTCGTCAACGACGCCCTCAACGTGGGCTGTGAGGACGAAGCACGCCACGAGGAGCTGGTCGAGTTCCTCTCCGAGCGAGCCGACCGCGACGTGCAACGCCAGCTCGACGCCGTCGACGACCACGTCGAACACGAGCGGCTCGCCTCCGGCGCGCACCTCTACCGCATCGACCTCGACGAGTACGCCCACCGGTTCACCTACCCCGCGCCCGGGAAGACGACCGGCGAGCTCCACGACACTCGCGTCAAGGAAACCGGTGACCCCGTCATCACCATCGGCTACGGTCCCGATTTCTGCGTGCTTCGCTCCGATGGCGTTCGGCTCGACATCCCGAACATGGTGACCGAACTGAACGAGGAACTTCCCGAAGCGGGCGTCTCGGGCGGCGGTCACCTCGTCGTCGGTTCGATCAAGTTCGTGAAGGGCCGCCGTAGCGCCGTTATCGAGACGCTCGTCGAGAAGATGGCCGACGCGGAGATCGACGAGGCGCTCTCGTCGACGGTCGCGATCGACGACTGA
- the spt4 gene encoding transcription elongation factor subunit Spt4: MAEDRLACRECHHVNDPDSQTCEHCGSSSLTEDWAGYVIITQPEESQIAEEMNVTKAGSYALKVR, translated from the coding sequence ATGGCCGAGGACCGCCTGGCGTGCCGTGAGTGCCACCACGTCAACGACCCGGACTCCCAGACGTGCGAGCACTGCGGGTCGTCGTCGCTCACCGAGGACTGGGCGGGCTACGTCATCATCACCCAGCCCGAGGAGAGTCAGATTGCGGAGGAGATGAACGTCACGAAGGCCGGGTCGTACGCGCTGAAGGTCCGGTAG
- a CDS encoding DNA-directed RNA polymerase: protein MYKRVRLKDTVEVPPKHLADVTDERVKALLQDKLEGRMDEDVGSVVSVIEVHDIGDGAVLHNRPGVYYEAEFDALTYDPDMQEVADGTVVETVEFGAFVGIGPVDGLLHVSQITDEYLTFDGVNQQLASSDSDKTLGVDDAVRVRVVTKSIDERNPRDSKIGLTAKQPGLGKHEWLEGQRQHREQTGEEAD from the coding sequence ATGTACAAACGAGTTCGACTCAAGGATACGGTCGAGGTGCCGCCAAAACACCTGGCGGACGTCACCGACGAGCGGGTGAAAGCCCTGCTCCAAGACAAACTGGAAGGACGAATGGACGAAGACGTGGGTAGCGTCGTGAGCGTCATCGAGGTCCACGACATCGGCGACGGAGCGGTGTTGCACAACCGCCCCGGCGTCTACTACGAGGCAGAGTTCGACGCGCTGACGTACGATCCCGACATGCAGGAGGTCGCCGACGGCACGGTCGTCGAGACGGTCGAGTTCGGTGCTTTCGTCGGTATCGGCCCGGTCGACGGCCTGCTGCACGTCTCGCAGATCACCGACGAGTACCTTACATTCGACGGGGTGAACCAGCAGCTCGCCTCCTCGGACTCCGATAAGACCCTCGGCGTCGACGACGCTGTCCGGGTGCGCGTGGTGACCAAGAGTATTGACGAGCGCAACCCGCGCGACTCGAAGATCGGGCTCACTGCGAAACAGCCCGGCCTCGGGAAACACGAGTGGCTGGAGGGCCAGCGACAACACCGCGAACAAACCGGTGAGGAGGCCGACTGA
- a CDS encoding PIN domain-containing protein, with product MADDARADGPESTSAGDARPEDLAGDDAPVVALDASALMAPVEADLRLFEELDRLLGGYEAVVPAAVVSELDRLQGGNGKEATAASVGSDLATRAETVETEESYADDALVELVTEGRVDGVVTNDRPLANRVLEAGAPVIGLRGRNTLAITEP from the coding sequence GTGGCCGACGACGCCCGCGCGGATGGCCCGGAGTCGACCTCTGCGGGCGACGCCCGTCCCGAGGACCTCGCGGGAGACGACGCCCCGGTCGTCGCGCTCGACGCGAGCGCGCTGATGGCGCCGGTCGAGGCGGACTTGCGGCTGTTTGAGGAGCTCGATCGGCTCCTCGGAGGCTACGAGGCCGTCGTCCCGGCTGCGGTCGTGTCGGAGTTAGACCGACTGCAGGGCGGGAACGGCAAGGAGGCGACCGCGGCGAGCGTGGGTTCGGACCTCGCGACGCGGGCGGAGACGGTGGAGACGGAGGAATCGTACGCCGACGACGCGCTCGTCGAACTGGTCACCGAGGGCCGGGTCGACGGCGTCGTCACCAACGATCGACCGCTGGCGAACCGGGTACTGGAGGCGGGCGCACCAGTAATCGGTTTAAGGGGTCGGAACACACTGGCGATAACGGAACCCTAG
- a CDS encoding phospholipase D-like domain-containing protein, with product MSPASSRAASDSTASVTAVALGLLVLTTVAPVAAVGDAGTGSGVAGVDPEGAVAQSNDGTENRTLVAEQPRILELFPNPTAAENRGEYLVVRLPERGNWSLSDGYYEAAVPANASGVVALSMDPANTTPLLDDETAVAGSGGTGEPELRVLDGYFPLAASGDRIELRRNGTAVAVVDYDRAPEGHRWRADWGEWRPRGYDPRPVVRTENATVTPFVLPDSPEIPVEPLRAADDRLLLAGYTLGSERVADLLVAAADRGVEVRVLIEGSPVGGFSARSARLLDRIVAAGVEVRVLDGNPERFRFHHAKYAVADDRAIVLTENWKASGTGGRTNRGWGVVTGTSRSSTDDGAVANDLAALFREDAAASDARSWSSFRNDTEFHESGTANESYPTRFEPPAATTADVELLTTPGNAADRLVARIDAADDRVLGVVPRTGGPDNRIVRALRRAAERGVDVHLLLSSAWYDREENRALVDELADEPIEVAVSQPRGRFGKIHAKGLVVDDTAVVGSLNWNEGAATENREVLLAVEDGSVADFYARAYAADWRGGGVHLPIGLLGGLGVALAGAGVIARREVAFV from the coding sequence GTGTCGCCCGCATCCTCCCGTGCCGCAAGCGACTCGACCGCGAGCGTCACCGCCGTCGCGCTCGGGCTGCTCGTCCTAACGACCGTCGCGCCGGTCGCAGCCGTGGGTGACGCCGGGACCGGCTCAGGGGTCGCTGGGGTCGACCCGGAAGGCGCCGTCGCGCAGTCGAACGACGGGACGGAGAACCGGACGCTCGTGGCGGAGCAGCCGCGGATCCTCGAGCTGTTCCCGAACCCGACGGCGGCGGAGAACCGCGGCGAGTACCTCGTCGTCCGGCTCCCCGAGCGCGGGAATTGGTCGCTCTCCGACGGCTACTACGAGGCGGCGGTCCCAGCGAACGCGAGCGGTGTCGTCGCGCTCTCGATGGATCCCGCGAACACGACGCCACTGCTCGACGACGAGACTGCGGTCGCCGGCAGCGGCGGCACCGGCGAACCGGAGCTCCGCGTGCTCGACGGCTACTTCCCGCTTGCCGCCTCCGGCGACCGGATCGAGCTTCGCCGAAATGGGACGGCAGTCGCCGTGGTCGACTACGACCGCGCGCCCGAGGGGCATCGCTGGCGCGCGGACTGGGGCGAGTGGCGACCGCGAGGGTACGACCCGCGGCCCGTGGTCAGAACGGAGAACGCGACCGTGACGCCGTTCGTGCTGCCGGACAGTCCAGAGATTCCGGTCGAGCCGCTCCGCGCGGCCGACGACCGCCTGCTGCTCGCCGGTTATACGCTCGGATCGGAGCGTGTCGCTGACTTGCTGGTCGCGGCCGCCGACCGCGGCGTCGAGGTGCGGGTCCTCATCGAGGGCTCACCGGTCGGTGGGTTCTCCGCGCGGAGCGCCCGGCTCCTTGATCGGATCGTGGCCGCCGGCGTCGAGGTTCGCGTGCTCGACGGCAACCCTGAACGGTTCCGCTTTCACCACGCGAAGTATGCCGTCGCCGACGACCGCGCGATTGTGCTCACGGAGAACTGGAAGGCGTCCGGGACGGGCGGGCGAACCAACCGCGGGTGGGGCGTCGTCACCGGAACATCGCGATCCTCGACCGACGACGGAGCGGTCGCGAACGACCTCGCCGCCCTCTTCCGCGAGGACGCCGCGGCGTCCGACGCTCGGTCGTGGTCGTCGTTCCGGAACGACACCGAGTTCCACGAATCGGGGACGGCGAACGAGTCGTACCCGACGCGATTCGAGCCGCCGGCGGCGACGACGGCGGATGTCGAACTCCTGACGACCCCAGGCAACGCCGCCGATCGCTTGGTCGCGCGGATCGACGCCGCCGACGACCGCGTGCTGGGCGTGGTCCCACGGACCGGCGGGCCGGATAACCGGATCGTCCGCGCACTCCGGCGGGCCGCCGAGCGCGGCGTCGACGTTCATCTCCTGTTGTCCAGCGCGTGGTACGACCGCGAGGAGAACCGCGCGCTGGTCGACGAGCTCGCCGACGAGCCGATTGAGGTGGCCGTCTCCCAACCGCGAGGCCGATTCGGGAAGATTCACGCGAAGGGGCTCGTCGTCGACGACACAGCCGTCGTCGGAAGCCTCAACTGGAACGAGGGCGCGGCGACGGAGAACAGAGAGGTATTGCTCGCGGTCGAGGACGGATCGGTGGCGGACTTCTACGCCCGCGCGTACGCGGCGGACTGGCGCGGTGGCGGGGTCCACCTGCCGATCGGGTTGCTCGGCGGATTAGGAGTCGCTCTCGCGGGAGCGGGGGTCATCGCGCGCCGGGAGGTGGCGTTCGTGTGA
- a CDS encoding DUF5810 domain-containing protein, with translation MGYACPVCETPQRDGEHLAHHLAFTAMLHGGDHEVWLDDRVTDWSDREPAGLAAEVTPHAEDAEYHEVFEDTVGHGRPDVDLGAHDHAGHDHSTGRNRAASDRPGAGDAAGETDPEVAAAIREAREMAREVGDGDDGTSVESDAGGNDGETDSAASDDPENPSA, from the coding sequence ATGGGATACGCGTGCCCGGTGTGCGAGACGCCCCAGCGCGACGGTGAACACCTCGCGCATCACCTCGCGTTCACGGCGATGTTACACGGCGGCGACCACGAGGTATGGCTCGACGACCGCGTCACTGACTGGAGCGACCGGGAGCCCGCGGGGCTCGCGGCCGAGGTGACGCCCCACGCCGAGGACGCCGAGTACCACGAGGTGTTCGAGGATACTGTCGGCCACGGGCGGCCCGACGTCGACCTTGGAGCGCACGACCACGCCGGCCACGACCACAGCACCGGCCGCAACCGTGCCGCGTCGGATAGGCCGGGCGCGGGCGATGCAGCCGGCGAGACCGATCCGGAGGTGGCCGCCGCGATCCGCGAGGCCCGAGAGATGGCGCGGGAGGTGGGCGACGGCGACGATGGCACGAGCGTCGAAAGCGACGCGGGCGGCAACGACGGCGAGACCGATTCCGCCGCCAGCGACGACCCCGAGAACCCGTCCGCGTAA
- a CDS encoding adenylyltransferase/cytidyltransferase family protein has protein sequence MTRVVAQGTFDLLHPGHVHYLEDAATYGDELHAIVARRTNVTHKPAPILCAEQRRDMVAALTAVDEAHLGHPEDVFVPIQRLDPDVIVLGFDQHHDEADIAAALAERGIDCRVERASGRDPRYEDELLSSGDIVDRILKQRGSDCDGAREGQR, from the coding sequence ATGACGCGGGTCGTTGCACAGGGGACCTTCGACCTACTCCATCCCGGCCACGTCCATTATCTGGAAGACGCGGCGACGTACGGCGACGAGCTTCACGCCATCGTCGCCCGCCGCACCAACGTCACCCACAAGCCGGCACCGATCCTCTGTGCCGAACAGCGCCGCGACATGGTCGCGGCGCTCACCGCGGTCGACGAGGCCCATCTCGGCCACCCCGAGGACGTGTTCGTCCCCATCCAGCGGCTCGACCCCGACGTGATCGTGTTGGGATTCGACCAGCACCACGACGAGGCCGACATCGCCGCCGCGCTCGCAGAGCGCGGTATCGACTGCCGGGTTGAGCGCGCCTCGGGCCGCGATCCACGGTACGAGGACGAACTGCTCTCCAGCGGCGACATCGTCGATCGGATCCTGAAACAGCGCGGATCCGACTGCGACGGCGCCCGCGAGGGACAACGATAG